Proteins co-encoded in one Populus trichocarpa isolate Nisqually-1 chromosome 10, P.trichocarpa_v4.1, whole genome shotgun sequence genomic window:
- the LOC7489412 gene encoding uncharacterized protein LOC7489412, with product MLKRDRSFGIEKMGIEKEGSKSGGGYVGGFFQLFDWTAKSRKKLFSSKSDLQELSKQGKRNGGSLRMTRLRLMDDDDTGAGSSIRGGSDYSCASSVTDDEGYGARAPGVVARLMGLDSMPTSNFLEPNSTPFFDTQSLRDASRGKRNFDYYHDHQITYSGNLLNKEDGPPRNLVKSKPQKVLSRPIEKFQTEILPPKSAKSIPTTHHKLLSPIKSPGFIPSKTAAHIMEAAAKIIEPSPLAVAKAKMPALGSSSLPLKVRDLKEKLEVAQKMPLVGSSSAAIRTREAKEKVEASHKTSRLAETSRRPVESSAAKHLKGQSLNKSWNGSDDTSYRAFSETDEDSSSSKTKVKSISLAIQAKFNVQRREGLNASSSQGFVGQKEQAEVSSSQPFKSHPNFQKSSQKRSPILKASGALRQNNQKQNCMMDKDKLPSKPLVSNLQGKKVLSGNPPARHKTFCKTFGSKNGSRKLASDSREVEKGTSNYSTRSNPRKKRSIDGNLHLEKNQVADKLLIDRNRKAVETNPVIDRHFSWVEESKRKGMDVVSFTFTAPLTRSMPGSETPTRVVQEKSGSCTDNRSKRLLLDTDSMNLSSGGYNVIGGDALSTLLEQKMRELTKTVESSSSLSTFSSGGTAPRLHDNKDESVSCIDRSDSCYDCHFLSTDPAALRLKRILQGVDEMDCSSKSNDSRKFLDCRRPSPVSVLEHSFSTESSSSLDSADSCITEGSRHCSSIQVQEVHGLSSSKKFHFVDVDTELSDSASSSSTGTVDRKHANMLAVTGLARSTKWEIEYVKKILCNIELMFQDFALGRASKIINPHLFHQLERRKDMFESDGVDARLERKVLFDCASECLDLRCRRYAGGGYKAWVKGTTMVRRKEWLGEDVCKEILEWSSMGDCMVDELVDKDMSSQYGRWLDFEIDAFAFGVEVESQIFNSLVNEVVADILLF from the exons ATGCTGAAGAGGGATCGATCTTTTGGTATTGAGAAAATGGGAATTGAGAAAGAAGGTTCCAAAAGTGGAGGGGGATACGTAGGTGGTTTCTTTCAGCTGTTTGATTGGACTGCAAAATCTAGGAAAAAGTTGTTCTCAAGCAAGTCAGATTTACAAG AGCTTTCAAAACAAGGAAAGAGAAATGGTGGGAGCTTGCGAATGACTCGGCTTCGTCTG atggatgatgatgatactgGAGCAGGATCGAGTATTAGAGGAGGCAGTGATTATAGTTGTGCTTCGTCAGTAACAGATGATGAAGGATATGGGGCTAGGGCCCCTGGGGTGGTAGCCAGGCTTATGGGATTAGACTCCATGCCAACATCTAATTTCCTGGAGCCCAATTCTACCCCTTTTTTTGACACCCAATCCCTTAGAGATGCCTCTCGTGGCAAGAGAAATTTCGATTACTATCATGACCATCAAATCACTTACTCGGGAAATCTGCTTAACAAGGAGGATGGCCCTCCTAGAAATTTGGTGAAGTCCAAGCCTCAGAAGGTCCTGAGCAGGcctattgaaaagtttcaaacgGAAATCTTGCCTCCTAAATCGGCTAAATCAATTCCAACTACCCACCATAAACTTTTATCTCCAATCAAGAGTCCTGGCTTCATTCCGAGCAAAACTGCTGCTCACATAATGGAAGCAGCTgcaaaaattattgaacctaGTCCCCTAGCAGTAGCCAAAGCCAAAATGCCTGCTCTTGGTTCTTCGTCATTACCACTGAAAGTTCGGGATCTTAAGGAAAAACTGGAGGTTGCTCAGAAAATGCCTCTGGTAGGGTCCTCTTCAGCAGCCATAAGAACTCGAGAAGCGAAAGAGAAAGTAGAAGCTTCTCATAAAACCTCGAGACTTGCAGAAACTTCTCGAAGACCAGTTGAGTCGAGTGCTGCCAAGCATCTAAAGGGGCAGTCTTTGAACAAAAGCTGGAATGGATCAGATGATACATCTTACAGGGCTTTTTCTGAGACTGATGAAGACTCTTCTAGCTCAAAGACTAAGGTAAAGTCTATCTCACTTGCAATCCAAGCAAAGTTCAATGTTCAGAGAAGAGAAGGTTTGAATGCAAGTAGTAGTCAAGGCTTTGTAGGCCAGAAAGAACAGGCCGAGGTTTCATCAAGTCAGCCCTTCAAGAGCCACCCAAATTTCCAAAAGAGTTCGCAAAAAAGATCTCCTATACTTAAAGCTTCTGGTGCTCTTAGGCAGAataatcagaaacaaaattgtaTGATGGATAAAGACAAATTGCCTTCAAAGCCCTTGGTTTCCAACTTGCAGGGTAAAAAGGTACTGTCTGGGAATCCTCCAGCAAGGCACAAAACTTTTTGTAAGACTTTTGGTTCCAAAAATGGATCCAGGAAGTTGGCCTCAGATTCGAGAGAAGTTGAGAAGGGGACTTCTAACTATAGTACAAGGAGTAATCCAAGGAAGAAGCGATCGATTGATGGGAATTTGCATCTTGAGAAAAACCAGGTTGCTGATAAATTGCTGATTGACAGAAATCGGAAGGCTGTTGAAACTAATCCAGTTATTGATAGGCACTTTAGTTGGGTagaagaaagcaaaaggaaaggCATGGATGTTGTTTCATTCACATTCACAGCCCCCTTGACACGGTCTATGCCTGGTTCTGAAACACCTACTCGGGTTGTACAGGAAAAAAGTGGTTCTTGTACGGATAATCGCAGCAAGAGATTGTTGCTTGACACAGATAGTATGAATCTATCTTCAGGGGGATATAATGTGATAGGGGGGGATGCTTTGAGTACTCTTTTGGAACAAAAAATGAGGGAATTGACCAAAACTGTCGAGTCTTCTAGTTCCCTATCCACGTTTAGTTCAGGCGGCACTGCACCAAGGTTACATGATAACAAGGATGAAAGTGTCTCATGCATAGATAGATCGGATAGCTGCTATGATTGTCACTTTCTCTCCACAGATCCTGCAGCTCTCAGATTGAAACGCATTCTTCAG GGAGTTGATGAGATGGACTGTAGCAGCAAGTCAAATGATTCCAGAAAGTTCCTTGATTGTAGACGTCCTAGTCCAGTCTCTGTTCTTGAACATTCTTTTTCAACTGAAAGTAGCAGCTCTTTAGACAGCGCGGATAGTTGCATTACAGAAG GGAGCAGGCATTGTTCATCCATTCAAGTCCAGGAAGTCCATGGTTTGAGCTCTTCAAAGAAGTTCCATTTTGTGGATGTTGATACGGAGTTATCAGATTctgcttcttcatcatcaacagGAACTGTGGATAGAAAACATGCAAATATGTTAGCAGTGACAGGTCTTGCGAGATCAACCAAGTGGGAAATAGAATATGTGAAGAAGATTCTCTGtaatattgaattgatgtttCAGGACTTCGCATTAGGTCGGGCTTCCAAGATCATAAACCCTCACCTCTTCCATCAGTTGGAAAGGAGAAAAGATATGTTTGAAAGTGATGGTGTTGATGCTAGGCTAGAGCGGAAAGTATTATTTGATTGTGCAAGTGAATGCTTGGACTTGAGATGCAGACGTTATGCTGGTGGTGGATACAAGGCGTGGGTGAAAGGGACAACAATGGTGAGAAGAAAGGAATGGTTAGGGGAAGACGTGTGCAAGGAGATCTTGGAATGGAGCAGCATGGGGGATTGCATGGTGGATGAGCTTGTAGACAAGGACATGAGCAGTCAGTATGGAAGATGGCTGGACTTTGAAATAGATGCATTTGCATTTGGAGTAGAGGTCGAAAGCCAGATATTTAATTCATTGGTTAATGAGGTTGTTGCTGATATCTTGCTGTTTTGA
- the LOC7489413 gene encoding transcription factor MYB111 — protein sequence MGRAPCCEKVGLKKGRWTAEEDEVLTKYILANGEGSWKSLPKNAGLLRCGKSCRLRWINYLRADLKRGNITKEEEETIVKLHTALGNRWSFIAAQLPGRTDNEIKNYWNSHLSRKIYSFNRYKNDDSLPSIMDITDVAAGPYKGRGGRTSRSSMKKHKATLISLGKPKSPKAIAHEVTEPASKETAAISPKGTNSSLKSSATEGPQKEPENRKNLGVQVQESCIDIAKRINAAGISHCPINDEKETETLGPYEWLDSEIKRLEYALQRQVADPFGNNTVVTLETDNEAPSMSKESENYNGVMGPKRVAVHYLKKQSNSSNGCSSNEESNGEWYNSFSPMNPRFDEEWLDWDWTIAGDLGGWGLL from the exons ATGGGAAGAGCACCATGCTGTGAGAAAGTAGGGCTAAAGAAAGGGAGATGGACAGCTGAAGAGGATGAAGTCTTAACCAAATACATTCTAGCCAACGGTGAAGGCTCGTGGAAATCACTACCTAAAAATGCAG GGTTATTAAGGTGTGGTAAGAGCTGTAGACTAAGATGGATTAACTACTTAAGAGCTGACTTGAAGAGAGGGAACATAAccaaagaagaggaagagaccATTGTTAAGTTGCATACTGCTTTGGGTAATAG ATGGTCTTTCATTGCTGCTCAATTACCAGGACGAACAGACAATGAGATAAAGAACTACTGGAATTCTCATTTAAGCAGAAAAATTTACAGCTTCAATCGGTATAAAAATGATGATTCTCTACCAAGCATCATGGATATCACCGATGTAGCAGCTGGGCCATACAAGGGTAGAGGTGGTAGAACAAGCCGGTCATCCATGAAAAAGCACAAGGCCACATTAATATCATTAGGTAAGCCTAAGAGTCCTAAAGCCATAGCTCATGAGGTAACTGAACCAGCGAGCAAAGAAACAGCAGCGATCTCACCCAAAGGTACAAACAGCTCATTAAAGAGTTCGGCCACTGAAGGTCCACAGAAGGAAccagaaaatagaaagaatcTTGGTGTGCAAGTCCAAGAATCTTGCATAGACATTGCTAAAAGAATTAATGCAGCTGGAATATCTCATTGCCCTATTAATGACGAGAAAGAGACTGAAACTTTAGGACCATATGAATGGCTAGACAGTGAAATAAAGCGCCTTGAATATGCACTGCAACGTCAAGTTGCAGATCCTTTTGGAAATAATACAGTTGTGACATTAGAGACAGACAATGAGGCACCGAGTATGAGCAAGGAGAGCGAAAATTATAATGGGGTAATGGGACCAAAAAGGGTGGCCGTCCATTAcctgaaaaaacaaagcaacagCAGCAATGGTTGTAGCTCAAATGAAGAGAGTAACGGGGAATGGTACAATAGCTTTTCACCTATGAATCCAAGGTTTGATGAGGAATGGCTTGATTGGGACTGGACAATAGCTGGGGATCTTGGTGGGTGGGGATTGTTATAA
- the LOC7482259 gene encoding AMSH-like ubiquitin thioesterase 3 isoform X1: protein MKINVDKMTRKVEVDNRIPLRNYYRIADNLLRQANIHREEKNVVDLYIMLLRYLSLVSETIPYHRDYQALYQKERANYKKRSFAVLSELESIKPEFHRRVDEIEKAYSRTQQVEFNGSGTSTLEWPPANKNSYSSKLVVVAPQSSWKYDNNHTQGLYLDMSRIDKQLQKLSVSLPLPKQETLSRHSFLGPNGFRGQWSGPSAEIKVQYPSNADLTSTENSSLNQAGQYDAMAVKDANSAAVESTMESVLSLDDGRWPRLAEDTCPTLINEAREDPFQFVGIRQPSPPPVLAKVQQESTPIPSSKVADPRPGPAKPSDDGLPSSNSYQHLHVPVNLMEDFLRLARANTEKNLETCGVLAGSLKNKVFHITTLIIPKQESTSDSCQTLNEEEIFEVQDKLSLFPLGWIHTHPSQTCFMSSVDLHTHYSYQIMLPEAIAIVMAPTDESSPHGIFHLSDPSGVSVIRNCQQRGFHPHEESLDGSPIYEHCSHVYMNSIMKFDVVDLR, encoded by the exons ATGAAGATCAACGTCGATAAAATGACTCGAAAAGTCGAAGTCGATAATCGGATTCCTCTGCGTAATTACTACAGAATCGCTGATAATCTCCTCCGTCAG GCAAATATACACAGAGAAGAGAAGAATGTAGTAGATTTGTACATAATGCTACTTAGATACTTAAG TTTGGTTTCTGAAACTATACCTTATCATCGAGATTACCAAGCTTTGTatcaaaaagaaagagcaaACTACAAGAAA AGATCATTTGCGGTGTTAAGTGAGCTTGAATCAATTAAGCCTGAATTCCATAGGCGAGTGGATGAGATAGAAAAAGCTTATTCAAGAACACAACAAGTCGAATTTAATGGTTCAGGAACATCTACTTTGGAATGGCCACCTGCTAATAAAAATTCTTACTCGAGCAAG CTTGTTGTTGTCGCGCCACAGTCATCGTGGAAGTATGATAATAATCATACTCAAGGGTTGTATTTAGACATGTCGCGAATTGACAAGCAGTTGCAGAAGTT GTCTGTTAGTTTACCTTTACCAAAGCAAGAGACTTTATCAAGGCACTCGTTTTTAGGCCCAAATGGTTTCCGGGGCCAATGGTCAGGACCGAGTGCAGAGATAAAG GTTCAGTACCCTAGCAATGCTGACTTAACCTCTACTGAAAATTCAAG CCTGAATCAAGCTGGACAATATGATGCTATGGCAGTAAAAGATGCCAATTCTGCGGCTGTTGAATCTACAATGGAATCAGTTCTATCCTTAGATGATGGTAGATGGCCACGTCTGGCTGAGGACACATGCCCAACATTAATTAATGAAGCAAGGGAGGATCCTTTTCAGTTTGTTGGCATCAGGCAACCCTCCCCTCCTCCCGTTCTTGCTAAAGTGCAGCAGGAATCTACCCCGATTCCTTCATCTAAAGTTGCTGATCCAAGACCTGGACCAGCAAAACCTTCTGATGATGGATTGCCAAGCTCTAATTCCTATCAACATTTACATGTT CCTGTAAATTTGATGGAAGACTTCTTGAGATTGGCTCGGGCAAATACAgagaaaaatttagaaacatGTGGTGTTCTTGCTGGTTCACTG AAAAACAAGGTTTTTCACATTACTACGCTTATAATCCCAAAGCAAGAGTCAACTTCAGATTCG TGCCAGACattaaatgaagaagaaatatttGAAGTTCAAGACAAACTATCACTTTTTCCCCTTGGATGGATTCAT ACACATCCATCACAGACTTGTTTCATGTCTTCAGTTGATCTGCACACTCACTACTCGTATCAG ATCATGTTGCCTGAAGCAATTGCAATTGTTATGGCCCCGACAGATGAATCAAG TCCACATGGAATTTTTCATCTATCTGATCCAAGTGGTGTGTCAGTGATTCGTAATTGCCAGCAGAGAGGGTTTCATCCCCATGAGGAGTCTTTGGATGGGAGCCCGATTTATGAGCACTGTTCTCATGTTTACATGAATTCCATTATGAAGTTTGATGTTGTTGATCTTCGGTAA
- the LOC7482259 gene encoding AMSH-like ubiquitin thioesterase 3 isoform X2: MKINVDKMTRKVEVDNRIPLRNYYRIADNLLRQANIHREEKNVVDLYIMLLRYLSLVSETIPYHRDYQALYQKERANYKKRSFAVLSELESIKPEFHRRVDEIEKAYSRTQQVEFNGSGTSTLEWPPANKNSYSSKLVVVAPQSSWKYDNNHTQGLYLDMSRIDKQLQKLSVSLPLPKQETLSRHSFLGPNGFRGQWSGPSAEIKVQYPSNADLTSTENSSLNQAGQYDAMAVKDANSAAVESTMESVLSLDDGRWPRLAEDTCPTLINEAREDPFQFVGIRQPSPPPVLAKVQQESTPIPSSKVADPRPGPAKPSDDGLPSSNSYQHLHVPVNLMEDFLRLARANTEKNLETCGVLAGSLKNKVFHITTLIIPKQESTSDSCQTLNEEEIFEVQDKLSLFPLGWIHTHPSQTCFMSSVDLHTHYSYQIMLPEAIAIVMAPTDESRPLTNIFC, encoded by the exons ATGAAGATCAACGTCGATAAAATGACTCGAAAAGTCGAAGTCGATAATCGGATTCCTCTGCGTAATTACTACAGAATCGCTGATAATCTCCTCCGTCAG GCAAATATACACAGAGAAGAGAAGAATGTAGTAGATTTGTACATAATGCTACTTAGATACTTAAG TTTGGTTTCTGAAACTATACCTTATCATCGAGATTACCAAGCTTTGTatcaaaaagaaagagcaaACTACAAGAAA AGATCATTTGCGGTGTTAAGTGAGCTTGAATCAATTAAGCCTGAATTCCATAGGCGAGTGGATGAGATAGAAAAAGCTTATTCAAGAACACAACAAGTCGAATTTAATGGTTCAGGAACATCTACTTTGGAATGGCCACCTGCTAATAAAAATTCTTACTCGAGCAAG CTTGTTGTTGTCGCGCCACAGTCATCGTGGAAGTATGATAATAATCATACTCAAGGGTTGTATTTAGACATGTCGCGAATTGACAAGCAGTTGCAGAAGTT GTCTGTTAGTTTACCTTTACCAAAGCAAGAGACTTTATCAAGGCACTCGTTTTTAGGCCCAAATGGTTTCCGGGGCCAATGGTCAGGACCGAGTGCAGAGATAAAG GTTCAGTACCCTAGCAATGCTGACTTAACCTCTACTGAAAATTCAAG CCTGAATCAAGCTGGACAATATGATGCTATGGCAGTAAAAGATGCCAATTCTGCGGCTGTTGAATCTACAATGGAATCAGTTCTATCCTTAGATGATGGTAGATGGCCACGTCTGGCTGAGGACACATGCCCAACATTAATTAATGAAGCAAGGGAGGATCCTTTTCAGTTTGTTGGCATCAGGCAACCCTCCCCTCCTCCCGTTCTTGCTAAAGTGCAGCAGGAATCTACCCCGATTCCTTCATCTAAAGTTGCTGATCCAAGACCTGGACCAGCAAAACCTTCTGATGATGGATTGCCAAGCTCTAATTCCTATCAACATTTACATGTT CCTGTAAATTTGATGGAAGACTTCTTGAGATTGGCTCGGGCAAATACAgagaaaaatttagaaacatGTGGTGTTCTTGCTGGTTCACTG AAAAACAAGGTTTTTCACATTACTACGCTTATAATCCCAAAGCAAGAGTCAACTTCAGATTCG TGCCAGACattaaatgaagaagaaatatttGAAGTTCAAGACAAACTATCACTTTTTCCCCTTGGATGGATTCAT ACACATCCATCACAGACTTGTTTCATGTCTTCAGTTGATCTGCACACTCACTACTCGTATCAG ATCATGTTGCCTGAAGCAATTGCAATTGTTATGGCCCCGACAGATGAATCAAG GCCGCTAACAAATATATTCTGCTAG
- the LOC7482260 gene encoding uncharacterized protein LOC7482260 isoform X2 translates to MVEWGISLNAVTHNILIRSLCVRGDAARSMKLLLDMQKHGKSLDILSAFLVGVSIFCCNLGKADEDGPQTGTGIAGGMPQTGTGIVDGDPAEVVAKALLCFNNKYRTVPFRDTFGAQLHRKHHEKLCFL, encoded by the exons ATGGTGGAGTGGGGTATCTCTCTTAATGCTGTCACGCACAATATATTGATTCGTTCTCTGTGTGTTAGAGGGGATGCTGCTAGATCAATGAAACTCTTGTTAGACATgcaaaaacatggaaaaagcCTGGATATTTTATCTGCATTTCTTGTTGGGGTGTCTATATTCTGCTGCAACCTAG GGAAGGCAGATGAAGATGGGCCTCAAACAGGCACAGGAATTGCTGGCGGTATGCCTCAAACAGGCACAGGCATTGTAGATGGTGATCCGGCTGAAGTTGTTGCAAAAGCTTTGCTATGTTTCAACAATAAATAT CGGACCGTGCCTTTCAGAGACACATTTGGTGCTCAACTGCATCGAAAACATCACGAAAAactttgttttctataa
- the LOC7482260 gene encoding uncharacterized protein LOC7482260 isoform X1: protein MVKDGLVSDVFSYNMPIDCFCKANVMNEAAKAFKVMQDRGKADEDGPQTGTGIAGGMPQTGTGIVDGDPAEVVAKALLCFNNKYVGGILILSTHGRIHAVDWSSTLKYVRLIIAASPSDPFLCLFLTCILMLPIRFIISFTSLRYWVKYLRFWEQSLVWPFLGLGLCSFSL, encoded by the exons ATGGTCAAAGATGGACTTGTGTCAGATGTCTTTTCTTATAACATGCCAATTGATTGCTTCTGCAAAGCCAATGTGATGAACGAGGCAGCAAAGGCTTTCAAAGTGATGCAAGATAGAG GGAAGGCAGATGAAGATGGGCCTCAAACAGGCACAGGAATTGCTGGCGGTATGCCTCAAACAGGCACAGGCATTGTAGATGGTGATCCGGCTGAAGTTGTTGCAAAAGCTTTGCTATGTTTCAACAATAAATATGTAGGTGGGATCTTGATTTTATCCACCCATGGTAGGATACATGCGGTCGACTGGTCGAGTACGTTGAAATATGTTCGATTAATCATCGCTGCTTCACCCAGTGATCCTTTTTTGTGCTTGTTTCTGACTTGCATATTAATGTTGCCTATTAGGTTTATAATTTCCTTCACTTCACTCCGCTACTGGGTTAAGTACTTACGTTTCTGGGAGCAGTCTCTGGTGTGGCCTTTCTTAGGCCTTGGTCTTTGTTCATTTTCTCTTTAG
- the LOC7482260 gene encoding uncharacterized protein LOC7482260 isoform X3, whose product MVEWGISLNAVTHNILIRSLCVRGDAARSMKLLLDMQKHGKSLDILSAFLVGVSIFCCNLGKADEDGPQTGTGIAGGMPQTGTGIVDGDPAEVVAKALLCFNNKYVYNFLHFTPLLG is encoded by the exons ATGGTGGAGTGGGGTATCTCTCTTAATGCTGTCACGCACAATATATTGATTCGTTCTCTGTGTGTTAGAGGGGATGCTGCTAGATCAATGAAACTCTTGTTAGACATgcaaaaacatggaaaaagcCTGGATATTTTATCTGCATTTCTTGTTGGGGTGTCTATATTCTGCTGCAACCTAG GGAAGGCAGATGAAGATGGGCCTCAAACAGGCACAGGAATTGCTGGCGGTATGCCTCAAACAGGCACAGGCATTGTAGATGGTGATCCGGCTGAAGTTGTTGCAAAAGCTTTGCTATGTTTCAACAATAAATAT GTTTATAATTTCCTTCACTTCACTCCGCTACTGGGTTAA
- the LOC7482261 gene encoding uncharacterized protein LOC7482261: protein MADCNSSENFYGSQDIEPASATKKYGGLAPKKKPLISKDHERAFFDSADWALCKQGAGVNQKSTVAIETLRPKLQRTPHHPLPPRRPACTSGSNAGLD from the exons ATGGCAGACTGCAACAGCAGCGAAAACTTCTATGGCTCTCAAGACATTGAG CCAGCATCCGCGACCAAGAAATATGGAGGGTTGGCACCCAAAAAGAAGCCCTTGATTTCAAAG GACCATGAACGCGCCTTCTTTGATTCGGCAGACTGGGCATTATGCAAG CAAGGAGCTGGAGTGAATCAAAAGTCAACAGTGGCAATAGAAACTTTGCGCCCGAAACTACAG AGAACACCTCATCATCCACTCCCTCCCAGGAGACCGGCCTGTACATCTGGTAGCAAT gCAGGGTTAGATTGA
- the LOC7482262 gene encoding putative beta-D-xylosidase codes for MADKINTLPFLLFLLCLSNHIVESREPFACDPKLGLTRSLKFCRVNLPIHVRVRDLIGRLTLQEKIRLLVNNAAAVPRLGIQGYEWWSEALHGVSNVGPGTKFGGAFPGATAFPQVITTAASFNESLWEEIGRVVSDEARAMYNGGMAGLTYWSPNVNVFRDPRWGRGQETPGEDPVVAGKYAASYVRGLQGNNGLRLKVAACCKHYTAYDLDNWNGVDRYHFNARVSKQDLEDTYNVPFKSCVVAGKVASVMCSYNQVNGKPTCADPYLLKNTIRGEWGLNGYIVSDCDSVGVLFDTQHYTATPEEAAASTIRAGLDLDCGPFLAIHTENAVKGGLLKEEDVNMALANTITVQMRLGMFDGEPSAQPFGNLGPRDVCTPAHQQLALQAARQGIVLLQNRGRTLPLSRTLQTVAVIGPNSDVTVTMIGNYAGVACGYTTPLQGIRRYAKTVHHPGCNDVFCNGNQQFNAAEVAARHADATILVMGLDQSIEAEFRDRKGLLLPGYQQELVSIVARASRGPTILVLMSGGPIDVSFAKNDPRIGAILWVGYPGQAGGAAIADVLFGTANPGGKLPMTWYPHNYLAKVPMTNMGMRADPSRGYPGRTYRFYKGPVVFPFGHGMSYTTFAHSLVQAPREVSVPLASLHVSRNTTGASNAIRVSHANCEALALGVHIDVKNTGDMDGTHTLLVFSSPPGGKWSTQKQLIGFEKVHLVTGSQKRVKIDIHVCKHLSVVDRFGIRRIPIGEHDLYIGDLKHSISLQANLEEIKS; via the exons ATGGCTGACAAAATCAACACACTCCCATTTCTCTTGTTTCTTCTTTGCTTATCCAATCACATAGTAGAATCCCGGGAACCTTTCGCTTGTGACCCTAAACTTGGGCTAACAAGAAGCTTGAAGTTCTGCAGGGTTAATTTGCCAATACATGTGAGAGTGAGGGATTTGATTGGGAGGTTGACATTGCAAGAGAAGATTAGGTTGTTGGTCAACAACGCTGCTGCCGTGCCTAGGCTTGGCATTCAAGGGTACGAATGGTGGTCTGAGGCTCTTCATGGTGTGTCCAATGTGGGGCCAGGGACCAAGTTTGGTGGGGCCTTTCCTGGGGCCACTGCCTTCCCTCAGGTTATCACCACTGCTGCTTCCTTCAATGAGTCTTTGTGGGAGGAAATCGGACGG GTGGTGTCTGATGAAGCAAGGGCAATGTACAATGGAGGGATGGCTGGCTTGACATATTGGAGTCCAAATGTTAATGTCTTCCGTGATCCCAGGTGGGGTAGAGGGCAGGAAACTCCCGGTGAAGACCCTGTTGTAGCAGGAAAATATGCTGCCAGCTATGTTAGAGGGCTTCAAGGTAATAATGGTCTCAGACTAAAAGTTGCTGCCTGCTGCAAACACTACACTGCCTATGATCTTGATAATTGGAATGGAGTGGACCGGTACCACTTCAATGCTAGA GTAAGCAAGCAAGATTTGGAAGACACGTATAATGTGCCATTCAAGTCCTGTGTGGTGGCAGGAAAAGTAGCCAGTGTAATGTGCTCTTACAATCAAGTCAATGGAAAGCCCACCTGTGCTGATCCTTACCTCCTCAAGAACACCATCCGTGGTGAATGGGGCCTTAATGG ATACATTGTATCAGACTGTGACTCTGTTGGGGTTCTATTTGATACCCAACACTACACTGCCACGCCAGAAGAAGCAGCTGCGTCCACTATTAGAGCAGGCCTGGATCTGGACTGCGGCCCATTCTTGGCCATCCATACCGAAAATGCTGTAAAGGGAGGATTGCTAAAGGAAGAAGATGTAAACATGGCCTTGGCCAATACAATAACTGTCCAAATGAGACTCGGCATGTTTGATGGAGAGCCATCAGCCCAGCCATTTGGTAACTTGGGCCCGAGAGATGTTTGCACTCCAGCCCACCAACAATTGGCCCTACAGGCGGCCCGACAAGGAATTGTTTTGCTTCAAAATCGCGGGCGGACCTTGCCTTTGTCAAGAACCCTTCAAACAGTAGCAGTAATTGGGCCCAATTCTGATGTTACTGTTACCATGATAGGAAATTATGCTG GTGTTGCATGTGGTTACACCACTCCTCTTCAAGGGATTCGTAGATATGCTAAGACCGTTCATCACCCTGGATGTAATGATGTGTTCTGCAATGGGAACCAACAATTTAATGCAGCAGAGGTTGCGGCCAGGCATGCTGATGCAACTATTCTTGTAATGGGACTTGATCAATCTATAGAAGCAGAATTTAGGGATAGGAAAGGGCTTCTCTTACCTGGATACCAGCAAGAACTTGTATCGATAGTGGCCAGGGCATCAAGAGGTCCAACTATATTGGTGCTGATGAGTGGCGGTCCAATTGATGTCTCGTTCGCTAAGAATGATCCTCGTATCGGTGCTATACTGTGGGTTGGTTATCCTGGTCAAGCTGGTGGTGCTGCCATTGCTGATGTTTTGTTTGGAACAGCTAATccag GAGGGAAGCTGCCAATGACATGGTATCCACACAACTACCTTGCAAAGGTGCCAATGACAAACATGGGAATGAGAGCAGACCCGTCAAGGGGTTATCCTGGTAGAACCTACAGATTCTACAAGGGGCCTGTCGTGTTCCCCTTCGGCCATGGAATGAGTTACACCACGTTTGCTCACTCTCTAGTCCAAGCCCCACGAGAAGTTTCAGTGCCACTCGCAAGTCTCCATGTCTCGCGAAACACTACAGGCGCAAGCAACGCAATCAGGGTCTCGCACGCAAATTGCGAGGCACTCGCATTAGGAGTTCACATTGATGTGAAGAACACTGGAGATATGGACGGAACTCACACACTTCTTGTGTTCTCTAGTCCGCCGGGAGGAAAATGGTCAACACAGAAGCAATTGATTGGCTTTGAGAAGGTTCATTTAGTAACAGGGTCTCAAAAACGAGTCAAGATTGACATTCATGTGTGTAAGCACTTGAGTGTCGTGGACCGATTTGGAATTCGAAGAATTCCAATTGGTGAACATGATCTTTACATTGGAGATCTCAAGCATTCGATTTCACTCCAAGCAAATTTGGAGGAGATCAAGTCCTAA